A region from the Coffea eugenioides isolate CCC68of chromosome 9, Ceug_1.0, whole genome shotgun sequence genome encodes:
- the LOC113783738 gene encoding mitochondrial pyruvate carrier 3 isoform X2 encodes MATSKLQALWNHPAGPKTTVTATGLIWSRYSTVITPKNWNLLSVNVAMACTGLYQLSRKIRHDYSNTEQAVVAEE; translated from the exons ATGGCGACCTCCAAGCTCCAGGCTTTGTGGAATCACCCCGCTGGCCCTAAAACAA CGGTAACAGCTACTGGACTTATCTGGTCGCGCTATAGCACTGTCATTACCCCG AAGAACTGGAATCTACTCAGTGTAAATGTTGCAATGGCTTGCACTGGCCTATACCAGCTTTCACGGAAGATTAG GCATGATTATTCTAACACGGAGCAAGCTGTTGTTGCTGAAGAATGA
- the LOC113782966 gene encoding uncharacterized protein LOC113782966 — MARIPVRFKRVVAAFDEEARARLYESSGSEHSAETCTDLSHLVNSFLENEEGLGDPRGIDQMNDGAEDSDESSERNCSDSDIKDSLKRLLNCQVDEVKRQIHTAVEKASREVVGAHGSSTVDFKRRLMVRLRDRGLDAGFCKSKWEKVGHCPSGDYEYIDVYVAGTRYFVEVALAKEFAIAKPTGRYTSLLNIFPQIFVGKEDELKQVTRLMCSAIKKSMKKIDIHLPPWRRLGYMQAKWFGSYKRTTNELSPAQKAFDSDEDDLRRRKRSVGFVPVPTISFPCREDFSTKCVGGFRVGNLAAELNGNSVLS, encoded by the exons ATGGCTAGGATACCTGTTAGATTCAAAAGGGTCGTGGCAGCTTTTGATGAGGAAGCTCGGGCTAGGCTGTATGAGAGCAGTGGCAGCGAGCACTCTGCAGAGACATGTACCGATTTGTCACATttagttaattcttttcttgaAAACGAGGAGGGACTTGGTGATCCTCGGGGGATTGATCAAATGAACGATGGGGCTGAAGATTCAGATGAATCATCGGAGAGGAACTGTTCTGATTCCGACATTAAGGACAGTTTGAAGAGGTTGTTGAATTGTCAAGTCGATGAGGTGAAGAGACAGATTCATACGGCGGTGGAAAAAGCTTCAAGGGAAGTTGTTGGCGCCCATGGTTCGTCAACAGTTGATTTTAAACGGCGTCTTATGGTCCGGTTGCGTGATAGAGGTCTTGATGCTG GCTTTTGCAAATCCAAGTGGGAAAAAGTTGGCCACTGCCCTTCTGGGGATTACGAATATATTGATGTTTATGTGGCTGGAACTAGGTACTTTGTTGAAGTTGCTCTAGCTAAAGAGTTCGCGATAGCCAAGCCAACCGGGCGCTATACATCCTTACTCAACATTTTCCCTCAAATATTTGTTGGCAAAGAAGATGAGCTCAAGCAGGTGACAAGATTAATGTGCAGTGCCATTAAGAAATCCATGAAGAAAATTGACATTCATTTGCCACCATGGAGGAGATTAGGTTACATGCAAGCAAAATGGTTCGGCTCTTATAAAAGAACAACCAATGAACTTTCTCCAGCTCAAAAAGCATTTGATTCTGACGAGGACGACTTGAGAAGAAGGAAGAGATCAGTTGGTTTTGTGCCCGTGCCAACGATTTCTTTCCCCTGCAGAGAAGATTTCTCTACTAAATGTGTTGGTGGTTTCAGAGTAGGCAACTTGGCTGCGGAGTTGAACGGCAACAGCGTACTATCGTAG
- the LOC113782698 gene encoding alkaline ceramidase-like, with protein MADGLSSFWGPVTFTNEWCEKNYVYSSYIAEFFNTLSNIPCILLALIGLVNSSRQRFEKRFSVLHLSNMILAIWNILYHATLYRVLQQSDETPVIWETLLYIYVLYSPDWHYRRTMPTFLVVYGATFAMVHSHIQLGIGFKVHFVILCLLCIPRMYKYYLYTDDLYAKRVAKVYAVTLVVGTLCWLFDRVLCRDSWPVNPQGHAMWHVFMGINSYFANTFLMFCRAQQRGWAPKVVHYMGILPYVKIRKPKVR; from the exons ATGGCTGACGGATTATCAAGCTTTTGGGGTCCGGTCACATTCACCAATGAGTGGTGTGAGAAGAATTATGTATACTCTTCTTATATTGCTGAATTCTTCAACACCCTATCAAATATTCCATGCATACTTTTGGCTCTCATTGGCCTTGTGAATTCTTCAAGGCAACGGTTTGAGAAGAGATTCAGTGTTCTTCATTTATCAAACATGATATTAGCAATTTGGAACATTTTATACCATGCTACATTATATCGCGT GCTACAGCAAAGTGATGAAACTCCGGTGATATGGGAAACTCTCCTTTACATCTATGTCTTGTACTCACCAGACTGGCATTATCGCAGAACAATGCCAACCTTCCTAGTCGTCTATGGAGCTACTTTCGCAATGGTCCATTCACATATTCAATTGGGTATTGGCTTCAAGGTGCATTTCGTGATTCTATGCCTTCTGTGCATTCCTCGGATGTACAAATATTACTTATACACAGACGATCTGTATGCTAAACGGGTTGCAAAGGTATATGCAGTTACACTAGTTGTTGGCACTCTGTGTTGGCTGTTTGATCGTGTTCTCTGCAGGGATAGCTGGCCTGTCAATCCACAGGGACATGCCATGTGGCACGTTTTCATGGGTATTAATTCTTACTTCGCCAACACATTTTTGATGTTTTGCCGGGCTCAACAGCGCGGTTGGGCCCCAAAAGTTGTGCACTATATGGGCATTCTTCCTTATGTGAAAATTCGAAAACCAAAAGTCCGATGA
- the LOC113783487 gene encoding uncharacterized protein LOC113783487, which translates to MEGVGARLGRSSTRYGPATVFTGPVRKWKKKWIPLTPPNNNNTSNHHHHQTAAPNGAGNGNNGSHLLLYKWTPITPSLNGNNGYGNGKTNGDNNEESKSSHKDDAVAVDEPPKRQFKYIPVAVLEEQKNEVSEQVEDEVKPMETDTDGMEPTSKNDGFDEKPDINDVPAEECQASDNDPVGRQDLNESTLDLSLGLKAHDGENDSDAKVEQNKDG; encoded by the exons ATGGAGGGAGTAGGGGCAAGACTCGGCCGGTCCTCTACGCGGTACGGCCCGGCTACTGTGTTCACCGGTCCGGTCCGTAAGTGGAAGAAAAAATGGATCCCCCTAACGCCGCCAAACAATAACAATACTAGCAACCACCACCATCACCAAACGGCGGCGCCCAACGGTGCCGGTAATGGAAATAACGGCTCTCACCTGCTGCTGTACAAGTGGACGCCCATAACTCCCAGCCTCAACGGCAACAATGGTTACGGGAATGGGAAGACTAACGGTGACAATAATGAGGAGTCAAAGAGCTCGCATAAAGACGACGCCGTAGCTGTTGACGAGCCCCCCaagcgtcaattcaagtatATCCCG GTGGCTGTCCTAGAAGAGCAAAAGAATGAGGTGTCAGAACAGGTTGAAGATGAAGTTAAACCTATGGAGACAGACACAGATGGTATGGAGCCAACCTCTAAGAATGATGGTTTTGACGAGAAACCTGATATCAATGATGTTCCCGCAGAAGAATGTCAG GCTTCAGACAATGATCCTGTAGGACGGCAAGATCTAAATGAAAGCACATTGGACTTAAGCTTGGGCTTGAAGGCTCATGATGGAGAAAATGATTCTGATGCCAAAGTAGAGCAGAATAAAGATGGATAG
- the LOC113783738 gene encoding mitochondrial pyruvate carrier 4 isoform X1 — MATSKLQALWNHPAGPKTIHFWAPTFKWGISIANIADFSKPPEKLSYPQQIAVTATGLIWSRYSTVITPKNWNLLSVNVAMACTGLYQLSRKIRHDYSNTEQAVVAEE; from the exons ATGGCGACCTCCAAGCTCCAGGCTTTGTGGAATCACCCCGCTGGCCCTAAAACAA TTCATTTCTGGGCTCCAACTTTCAAGTGGGGAATTAGTATTGCCAACATTGCTGACTTCTCTAAACCACCTGAAAAGCTCTCATACCCTCAGCAGATTG CGGTAACAGCTACTGGACTTATCTGGTCGCGCTATAGCACTGTCATTACCCCG AAGAACTGGAATCTACTCAGTGTAAATGTTGCAATGGCTTGCACTGGCCTATACCAGCTTTCACGGAAGATTAG GCATGATTATTCTAACACGGAGCAAGCTGTTGTTGCTGAAGAATGA